A single window of Achromobacter xylosoxidans DNA harbors:
- a CDS encoding NAD-dependent succinate-semialdehyde dehydrogenase, producing MKETKQERAAAAASLDAAAYPQALALYVGGQWRGAQGRDTLAVRNPANGAELGRLPVATDEDIDDALRHADSAFATWSRTSAWERAAILMRAAQLIDQRRGEMAVVLTLENGKPLADSDGELSRVIEGIIYCAEECKRAYGRQLPPRSPLLTQTTVKRPIGPVAAFVPWNFPAFLAARKVAAALAAGCTVVLKAPEETPAIGMLLLRAFLDAGVPSGAISLLYGKPAQISERLIASPIIRKVSFTGSVPVGRLLAMLAARHLKPCTMELGGHAPVIVCDDVDVARVAQACVAFKFRNSGQVCLSPSRFFVQDSLYEAFVAHFVEYAGQLEVGDGLAAGVRMGPLNNERRLAAAAGLVEDAQRRGANVRLGGTRLAGEGYFFPPTVLTDVPATARILHDEPFCPVAPILPFGTLDDAIARANAVEYGLAAYAFTNDLQRAATFAEGIDAAWIGINNFTPSLADAPVGGVKDSGLGYEGGPEGLDAYQQIRFVSQSNLRV from the coding sequence ATGAAGGAAACGAAACAAGAGCGGGCCGCGGCGGCCGCGAGCCTGGATGCGGCGGCCTATCCCCAGGCGCTCGCCCTGTACGTGGGCGGACAGTGGCGCGGCGCGCAGGGGCGCGACACGCTGGCGGTGCGCAATCCCGCCAACGGCGCCGAGTTGGGCAGGCTGCCGGTGGCCACGGACGAGGACATCGACGACGCGCTGCGCCACGCCGACAGCGCGTTCGCCACCTGGTCGCGCACCAGCGCCTGGGAGCGGGCGGCGATCCTGATGCGCGCCGCGCAGCTGATCGACCAGCGGCGCGGCGAGATGGCTGTCGTTCTGACGCTGGAGAACGGCAAGCCGCTGGCCGATTCGGACGGCGAGCTGAGCCGGGTGATCGAGGGCATCATCTACTGCGCGGAGGAATGCAAGCGCGCTTACGGCCGGCAATTGCCGCCGCGCTCGCCGCTGTTGACGCAGACCACGGTCAAGCGTCCGATCGGGCCGGTGGCGGCTTTCGTGCCGTGGAATTTCCCGGCGTTCCTGGCCGCCCGCAAGGTGGCGGCGGCGCTGGCGGCCGGTTGCACGGTGGTGCTCAAGGCGCCCGAGGAAACCCCCGCCATCGGCATGCTGCTGCTGCGGGCGTTCCTGGATGCGGGCGTGCCGTCCGGCGCGATCAGCCTGCTGTATGGCAAGCCGGCGCAGATTTCCGAGCGCCTGATCGCCTCGCCGATCATCCGCAAGGTCTCCTTCACGGGCTCGGTGCCGGTGGGGCGGCTGCTGGCCATGCTGGCCGCGCGCCATCTCAAGCCGTGCACGATGGAACTGGGCGGCCATGCGCCGGTGATCGTCTGTGACGACGTCGACGTAGCCCGCGTCGCGCAGGCATGCGTCGCATTCAAGTTCCGCAACAGCGGCCAGGTGTGCCTGTCGCCCAGCCGCTTCTTCGTGCAGGACAGTCTCTACGAGGCTTTCGTCGCGCACTTCGTGGAATACGCCGGCCAGCTCGAAGTGGGCGACGGATTGGCCGCCGGCGTGCGGATGGGGCCGCTGAACAACGAGCGGCGCCTGGCCGCCGCGGCCGGCCTGGTCGAGGACGCGCAGCGGCGTGGCGCCAACGTCAGGCTGGGCGGGACCCGCCTGGCGGGCGAGGGCTACTTCTTCCCGCCGACCGTGTTGACCGACGTACCGGCCACGGCCCGCATCCTGCACGACGAACCGTTCTGCCCGGTGGCGCCGATCCTGCCGTTCGGCACCCTCGACGACGCCATCGCCCGGGCCAATGCCGTCGAGTATGGCCTGGCGGCCTATGCGTTCACCAACGACCTGCAGCGCGCCGCCACCTTTGCCGAGGGCATCGATGCCGCCTGGATCGGCATCAACAACTTCACGCCCTCGCTGGCGGACGCGCCGGTCGGCGGCGTCAAGGACAGCGGACTGGGCTACGAAGGCGGGCCGGAAGGCCTGGACGCATACCAGCAGATCCGCTTCGTCAGCCAATCGAATCTGCGTGTTTGA
- a CDS encoding MFS transporter — translation MTVLLALFMVINFMDKAILGIVAVPLMQELSIEPAQFGMIASSFFLFFSVSAIGFGFLANRVSSKVVLVVLAGIWGVSQMPLAFFASVPLLYFSRILLGIGEGPAYPLALHSCYTWFTDDQRNVPSSVIFQGVTVGLLISGPVLTYIMLNHSWHAAFLLLGVLSIVWMVLWLLFGGDGQVRNAGASADASQARVPYWVLLTDRTFLANMLLYWTTYWIFSVMFTWIPAYMSKALGYSTQETGWMFMIFTGINIPLVLVGSWLSQRMLKRGVASIYARGWLSCAFVLLGGACILLSLYVAEHPTLRVLLLALGCNLPQLTFVLSSAIVAEISFDSQRSAAMSISSALATTGGLVAPALMGRFIGSGNTIAAGYEQGFLVSAVLAIGVSLVGVLFINPQASRRRMQARMIAASGAVAGTMPGGAQRLS, via the coding sequence GTGACAGTGCTTCTGGCCTTGTTCATGGTCATCAATTTCATGGACAAGGCGATTCTTGGCATCGTGGCCGTGCCGCTGATGCAGGAACTGAGCATCGAGCCGGCGCAGTTCGGCATGATCGCCAGCAGCTTTTTCCTGTTCTTCTCGGTCTCGGCGATCGGCTTCGGTTTCCTCGCCAACCGGGTGTCGTCCAAGGTCGTGCTGGTGGTGCTGGCCGGCATCTGGGGCGTGTCGCAAATGCCGCTGGCCTTCTTCGCCTCGGTGCCGCTGCTGTATTTCTCGCGGATTCTGCTGGGCATCGGCGAGGGGCCGGCGTATCCGCTGGCGCTGCACTCCTGTTACACCTGGTTCACGGACGACCAGCGCAACGTGCCGTCGTCGGTGATTTTCCAGGGCGTGACGGTCGGCCTGCTGATCTCCGGGCCGGTGCTCACCTACATCATGCTCAACCACAGCTGGCACGCGGCGTTCCTGCTGCTGGGCGTCCTGAGCATTGTCTGGATGGTGCTGTGGCTGCTGTTCGGCGGCGACGGGCAGGTCCGCAACGCCGGCGCCAGCGCCGACGCATCGCAGGCGCGCGTGCCTTACTGGGTGCTGCTGACGGATCGCACCTTCCTGGCCAACATGCTGTTGTACTGGACCACGTATTGGATCTTCTCGGTGATGTTCACCTGGATCCCGGCCTACATGAGCAAGGCGCTGGGTTACTCCACGCAGGAAACCGGCTGGATGTTCATGATTTTCACCGGCATCAACATTCCGCTGGTGCTGGTCGGGTCGTGGCTGTCGCAGCGCATGCTCAAGCGCGGCGTCGCTTCGATCTACGCCCGCGGCTGGCTCAGCTGTGCATTCGTGTTGCTGGGCGGGGCCTGCATCCTGCTGTCGCTGTACGTGGCCGAACACCCCACGCTGCGCGTGCTGTTGCTGGCGCTGGGCTGCAATCTGCCGCAACTGACATTCGTGCTGAGCTCGGCAATCGTCGCCGAGATCTCCTTCGATTCGCAGCGCTCGGCCGCGATGTCGATCAGCAGCGCGCTGGCGACCACGGGCGGCCTGGTGGCGCCGGCCTTGATGGGCCGTTTCATCGGCAGCGGCAACACCATCGCGGCTGGCTATGAGCAGGGCTTCCTGGTGTCCGCGGTGCTGGCGATCGGCGTGAGTCTCGTCGGCGTGCTGTTCATCAATCCGCAGGCCAGCCGCCGACGCATGCAGGCCCGCATGATCGCCGCGTCGGGCGCGGTCGCAGGAACCATGCCGGGCGGCGCGCAGCGGCTGTCCTGA
- a CDS encoding YidH family protein gives MKSPLWRHRGSEPDYRYSLANERTFLAWIRSALALLAAGLLLDQPGMAGSPAVRTGLALGLCVLAVLASASAYRRWRGNEIAMRHAAALPHSPALALLCLAMLAIGAGVCWLLLSHA, from the coding sequence ATGAAATCCCCTCTGTGGCGTCACCGCGGCAGCGAACCCGACTACCGCTATTCCCTGGCCAACGAACGCACCTTCCTGGCGTGGATCCGCTCGGCGCTGGCCTTGCTGGCGGCCGGCCTGCTGCTCGATCAACCCGGCATGGCCGGCAGTCCGGCCGTGCGCACCGGACTCGCGCTCGGTCTGTGCGTGCTGGCGGTGCTGGCCAGCGCCAGCGCCTACCGGCGCTGGCGCGGCAACGAAATCGCCATGCGCCATGCGGCGGCGCTGCCGCACAGCCCGGCCCTGGCGCTGCTGTGCCTGGCCATGCTTGCCATCGGCGCGGGCGTGTGCTGGCTGCTGCTCAGCCACGCTTGA
- a CDS encoding DUF202 domain-containing protein yields the protein MTYPRDPGLQPERTLLAWRRTCLGLLLNSFLLMRGGALHGEPAAIGVGLLVMALAGWLYARVRARLSTSLGARASAPDPRVVMAATCAALLLCLAGAWHGVRLFHAAMS from the coding sequence ATGACCTATCCCCGCGATCCGGGCCTGCAACCCGAGCGAACCCTGCTGGCCTGGCGGCGCACCTGCCTGGGCCTGCTGCTGAACAGTTTCCTGCTGATGCGCGGCGGAGCCTTGCACGGGGAACCCGCCGCGATCGGCGTCGGGCTGCTCGTCATGGCGCTGGCCGGCTGGCTGTATGCCCGCGTTCGCGCGCGCCTGTCCACCTCGCTTGGCGCGCGCGCCAGCGCGCCGGACCCGCGCGTCGTCATGGCGGCCACCTGCGCGGCCCTGTTGCTGTGCCTGGCGGGCGCCTGGCACGGCGTGCGCCTTTTCCACGCGGCGATGTCCTGA
- a CDS encoding HigA family addiction module antitoxin produces MHNPPHPGEVLREDVIAPLGLSVTDAADRLAMSRVALSRVLNGKAGISPDLAVRLEQAGAGTAQAWVAMQANYDLWQALQHEQPPVRPLASVADAH; encoded by the coding sequence ATGCATAACCCTCCGCATCCGGGCGAAGTGTTGCGGGAAGACGTTATTGCCCCCTTGGGCCTGTCGGTGACAGACGCTGCTGATCGCCTGGCGATGTCGCGGGTGGCGCTGTCGCGGGTACTCAACGGCAAGGCGGGTATCAGTCCGGACCTCGCCGTCCGATTGGAGCAGGCGGGAGCGGGCACCGCGCAGGCGTGGGTCGCGATGCAGGCGAACTACGATCTGTGGCAGGCATTGCAGCACGAGCAACCGCCAGTCAGGCCCCTGGCTTCAGTGGCGGATGCGCATTAG
- a CDS encoding type II toxin-antitoxin system RelE/ParE family toxin, with amino-acid sequence MIIGFRHKGLEVFYRTGSTRGIQASHAGKLRRILAVLDVAARPQDMSMPGYKLHSLKGELANQWSVWVNGNWRVTFRFTEAGVELVDYRDYH; translated from the coding sequence ATGATCATTGGATTTCGCCACAAAGGCCTTGAGGTCTTCTATCGCACCGGTTCGACGCGAGGCATCCAAGCTTCACATGCCGGCAAGCTTAGGCGGATCCTGGCCGTTCTGGATGTGGCTGCCAGGCCTCAGGATATGAGTATGCCCGGCTATAAGCTGCACTCGTTGAAAGGCGAACTCGCGAACCAATGGTCAGTCTGGGTCAACGGCAATTGGCGCGTGACATTCCGCTTTACCGAGGCGGGTGTCGAGCTGGTCGATTATCGCGACTACCATTAG
- a CDS encoding TetR/AcrR family transcriptional regulator, protein MSAVPVPAPASPPRRRLSKDERSRQLMEVSWKLVSEEGTDALTLGRLAEAAGVSKPVVYDHFGTRNGLLAALYQDFDARQTAIIDDAIAASKPSLKDKAGVIAERYVACVSTQGREIPGVLAALDGSPELAAVKRQYQYAFIEKCRRLFAPFAGPQGIATASLWAMLGAADALSTAAVAGEISEAQACDELRKTILDMVKRNK, encoded by the coding sequence ATGTCCGCCGTTCCCGTTCCCGCTCCCGCTTCCCCGCCACGCCGCCGCCTGTCGAAAGACGAGCGCTCGCGCCAGCTGATGGAGGTTTCCTGGAAACTGGTCAGCGAGGAAGGCACCGACGCCTTGACCCTGGGACGCCTGGCCGAAGCGGCCGGCGTCTCCAAGCCGGTGGTCTATGACCACTTCGGCACACGCAATGGCCTGCTGGCCGCCTTGTACCAGGACTTCGACGCGCGCCAGACGGCGATCATCGATGACGCCATTGCGGCCAGCAAGCCGAGCCTGAAGGACAAGGCCGGCGTCATCGCCGAGCGGTACGTCGCATGCGTGTCGACGCAGGGGCGCGAGATTCCCGGAGTGCTGGCGGCGCTGGACGGCTCGCCGGAACTGGCGGCCGTGAAACGGCAGTACCAGTATGCCTTCATCGAAAAATGCCGGCGGCTGTTTGCGCCCTTCGCCGGGCCGCAAGGCATTGCCACGGCCAGCCTGTGGGCCATGCTGGGCGCGGCCGACGCGCTGTCGACCGCGGCCGTCGCCGGTGAAATTTCCGAGGCGCAGGCGTGCGACGAACTCCGCAAGACCATCCTGGATATGGTCAAGCGAAACAAGTGA
- a CDS encoding NAD(P)H-dependent oxidoreductase: MHALIVVAHPDPASLTHAIAAQLAQGVVARGPEHSFEIADLAAEGFDPRFTQADAALHLKQAASSPDVVAEQARIDRADALVLVYPVYWWSFPGLLKGWIDRVFTNGWAYDAGADGKLVKKLQRLPVHLVASGGADMRTYGRHGYFGAMKTQIDHGIFGYCGARVATSELLLPSDAGFPASHLDAAHAIGQRIFAVQS; encoded by the coding sequence ATGCACGCGCTTATCGTTGTCGCACATCCCGACCCCGCATCCCTGACCCATGCCATCGCCGCCCAGCTCGCGCAGGGCGTTGTCGCCCGCGGCCCGGAACATTCCTTCGAGATCGCGGATCTGGCCGCGGAAGGGTTCGATCCGAGGTTCACCCAGGCCGATGCGGCCCTGCATCTGAAGCAGGCTGCGTCGTCGCCGGACGTCGTCGCCGAGCAGGCGCGGATCGACCGCGCGGATGCATTGGTGTTGGTCTATCCGGTTTACTGGTGGTCGTTCCCCGGCCTGTTGAAAGGCTGGATCGACCGCGTGTTCACCAACGGCTGGGCCTATGACGCCGGCGCGGACGGCAAGCTGGTCAAGAAACTGCAGCGCCTGCCCGTGCATCTGGTTGCCAGTGGCGGCGCCGATATGCGAACCTACGGCAGGCATGGCTACTTCGGCGCCATGAAAACGCAGATCGACCACGGCATCTTCGGCTACTGCGGCGCGCGCGTCGCGACATCGGAATTGCTGCTTCCTTCGGATGCCGGCTTTCCGGCTTCCCATCTCGACGCGGCGCACGCCATCGGTCAGCGGATTTTTGCCGTGCAATCCTGA
- a CDS encoding co-chaperone GroES: MKIRPLYDRIIVKRIEQQRKTASGIVIPDSAAEKPEQGEVLAVGQGKRNADGSLREPELKVGDHVLFGKYAGQTVKVDGEELLVMREDDIFAVLTPQDKQLKKAA, encoded by the coding sequence ATGAAGATCCGTCCCCTCTATGACCGGATTATCGTCAAGCGAATCGAACAACAGCGCAAGACCGCATCCGGCATCGTCATCCCGGACTCCGCCGCCGAAAAGCCCGAGCAAGGCGAAGTACTCGCCGTCGGCCAGGGCAAGCGCAACGCCGATGGCTCGCTGCGCGAGCCGGAACTCAAGGTGGGCGACCACGTCCTTTTCGGCAAGTATGCCGGCCAGACCGTGAAGGTCGACGGCGAGGAGCTGCTGGTCATGCGCGAAGACGACATCTTCGCCGTGCTCACGCCGCAGGACAAGCAATTGAAGAAGGCCGCCTGA